In Chanos chanos chromosome 14, fChaCha1.1, whole genome shotgun sequence, the sequence tttatttcaacttCTTGAGAAAACGTGATTTAATCACTTTACTTGAATATACTGATTTAGTAGGCTACCCCTGGATAAATATtctgacatttattttcaacTCTTGTAGTTTACAGGTAAACTACCCAAATGACAGCCAGTAGCACACGTTAAGGGTCAGAGCTTGAATTAATCTGACTCGTTTTTATTATCTGTACGTTTTTGTCTGGTGGCAGATCCATCTTGCCAAAATGGGTTCATCGGGCCGTCATCCCCATCGTTCAAAAACTGGGGACACACCTTCCTCAGCCGTATGGAGCGGAGATCCGGGGAATGGCCACTTTCTACGATACAGCGATATCGGACATAATCATGCTGAACTTCGCTTATGAAGTGTCTGCGTATGTATATTTTTTCGCATGTCTTTGCAATGCTTCTGTTTAGTGTTGATAGCAGTTTTGAACATGTATTTTACTCATGTATCCAAATTAAGTgaaaaaataacaggaaaacgctagaaaaaaaaatagtctcgGTTGTCAGAGTCTTCTAGTTATCCGGTGCCGTTTTTGAAACACCCGCTAGGagtaactgtgaaatgaacCGAGTATTCAGTGCGTGTGTTCTGTTGTCAAACGCAGATTTTGCACCAGTATCGTGGCTCAGGACGCAAAGGGAAATATCTACCATGGTAGGAATCTGGATTACCCACACGACGTTCTCAGGAACTTGACTATTGACGTCCTCTACACCAAAAACGGAGAAGTAAGCATGAGAACAAATAGATGCCGAGACCTTACCGATCTGACAAGCGAATTATATGAAAGGAATATATTATAATTGGTTAATGTATAATAAATGCAGCGTGGCATCTTCATATCAGTGTAATACTATGCAAATATCCCACTGTATTTTTTCAGACGTCTGTTCATATTAGGTAAATCTTATTCATCTCTTAATAGTTTGGTTTCTTTAGACTTCGCTTCAAGTATAAGAAATACCTTCAAGCTGTACACTAACTCATGTCCAGGTAGCATACAGAGGAACTACATTCGCTGGTTATGTTGGGCTGTGGACTGGGCAGAGCGCAAACAAATTCACAGTATCTGGAGATCAGCGTGGTAGGTCATCCATCCAAAATCACAACTccacgatttaaaaaaaaaaaaaaaaattacgtcaCATTGactgttaaaacaaaattatCTCTGTTCCGCAGATAAAGGGCACTTATGGGAGAacatcatttctgcttttctgtttaAAAGTTCTCCAGTGAGCTGGCTTGTGAGAGaggttagtaagcatccagtaaACATCAATCACGCAAATGCAAATTCAGTAAAAGCCATAGAATGACTTTATAGCACCAATAATCACTCGGCACcacaaaaaaatacatgctGCCACACTGGCTGGCTCAGTTAAACATACAGTGACAAAACTGTTGTCATTTTGAAGCAGTTGTCTTCTCCATAACAGGTTCCTTGAATACAGACTCTTGTGTGCTCCTAATGAACAAGgatttgtattttcttttttcttctaagACGCTGGAGGAAGCTGTGGACTTCCAGGACGCAGTGATGCGACTGGCCAAAGTGCCACTCATTACCGATGTGTACTACATTGTGGGTGGCGTCCGTGCGGGTGAAGGAGTCGTTATCACCAGGGACAGAAGAGGACCCGCTGATATTTGGCCCCTGGATACACTCCATGGAGAGTAAGCAACCAAAAGTCAAATGTCTTCTTCAGTCAATCCTTTTCCAAAGTCGGATGTGTAGGAGTTCTGTTCAACTCTGTTGTCCAATATGGATTTTGTAGGAGTCTTGCAGCCCAAAACAATGAAGATACCATATACAACAACAGACACTCAGATAACTCTCAAAATGTACTTGGGAACCTGCTCAGTGTTGGAAACTTGTTCTGATCTTTCAGCCTTTCGACTGGAGCTTTAAAACTGTGGGCATGAAttgacagaaatgaaacagtgcTAGGTTAAAGCTTTCATTCGAGATTAATGCAGGACCCGTTGAAAGATATACATTGCTACGaacacacagaggtacaagTTGTCAAACTTTTGAATGCATGTCTAAATGAGTATTTGCTTGTTATGGCAGGTGGTATCGAGTTGAAACAAATTATGACCACTGGCTTCCCAATCCGTCAAGAGATCCTCgcaggtgtgtgtatttttaattttatcagTTTTTACATGAAAACTTCATCTTCAGATGTGTCACTAACTGTCGTTTATCCTGTAGAGAGGCAGCAATGCAAGCAATGAACAGCACTGGTGAAAATGCTATCAACCTGGATTCCCTCTATAAGGTGACTGGTCCTTTGCTGTTTGTGTATTGCAGGGTAAAACAGACTAGATATGTGGATTGACTGGATATAtaatgtgtctgtctatgtatgtatgtatgtatgtgtcccTTTGTAATCAACATAAACTGCTTACTGCTGAAAACGGCTACCCAGAAGGAATTCCATCAAAGGGGATTTCTCACTTAGCTTAGATAACTGGAGCCAAACGTTCACTGACTGTCCAATAGGAATGGACCTTGGTTATTCTCCtagttttgacttttggcttGAGTTCACTGACTGTTCAATAGGAATGGACCTTGGTTATTCTCCtagttttgacttttggcttGAGTTATCTGACTGTCCAATAGGAATGGACCTTGGTTATTCTCCtagttttgacttttggcttGAGTTATCTGACTGTCCAATAGGAATGGACCTTGGTTATTCTCCtagttttgacttttggcttGAGTTATCTGACTGTCCAATAGGAATGGCCCTTGGTTAT encodes:
- the LOC115827567 gene encoding N-acylethanolamine-hydrolyzing acid amidase isoform X2 — translated: MNIYVLLLFGAATLGSANFSPPLVNISLDVPAEQRWAPLVKLYDVDFLKKAAAQVIESILPKWVHRAVIPIVQKLGTHLPQPYGAEIRGMATFYDTAISDIIMLNFAYEVSAFCTSIVAQDAKGNIYHGRNLDYPHDVLRNLTIDVLYTKNGEVAYRGTTFAGYVGLWTGQSANKFTVSGDQRDKGHLWENIISAFLFKSSPVSWLVRETLEEAVDFQDAVMRLAKVPLITDVYYIVGGVRAGEGVVITRDRRGPADIWPLDTLHGEWYRVETNYDHWLPNPSRDPRREAAMQAMNSTGENAINLDSLYKVLSLPPVCNRITVYTTVMSAAAPERYRTVVRETCINS
- the LOC115827567 gene encoding N-acylethanolamine-hydrolyzing acid amidase isoform X1; protein product: MNIYVLLLFGAATLGSANFSPPLVNISLDVPAEQRWAPLVKLYDVDFLKKAAAQVIESILPKWVHRAVIPIVQKLGTHLPQPYGAEIRGMATFYDTAISDIIMLNFAYEVSAFCTSIVAQDAKGNIYHGRNLDYPHDVLRNLTIDVLYTKNGEVAYRGTTFAGYVGLWTGQSANKFTVSGDQRDKGHLWENIISAFLFKSSPVSWLVRETLEEAVDFQDAVMRLAKVPLITDVYYIVGGVRAGEGVVITRDRRGPADIWPLDTLHGEWYRVETNYDHWLPNPSRDPRREAAMQAMNSTGENAINLDSLYKVLSLPPVCNRITVYTTVMSAAAPERYRTVVREVRPGKVAPSQIHHSICSRDQMKKVLLCPLVAVRVN